From Salvelinus namaycush isolate Seneca chromosome 2, SaNama_1.0, whole genome shotgun sequence, one genomic window encodes:
- the LOC120066821 gene encoding patatin-like phospholipase domain-containing protein 6 isoform X1: MGQSTSEQEGQEHADAPLEEGFNNIKAFVEEELQTSMMMGMVIGAGIAIILIAILIFFMLRRIQLRNLQAQEAPKYRFRKRDKVMFYGRKIMRKVSQSTSSLVGTASSSRPRLKKKQKMLNIAKKILRFKKEVPTLVAKEPPPSVLEADLTEFDVANSHLPSEVLYMLKNVRVLGHFEKPLFLELCKHMVFLQFQQGEYVFRPGQPDSSIYVVQDGKLELCLTGMDGKDGVVKEVYPGDSVHSLLSILDVITGHQKPYRTVSARAAEVSTVLRLPVEAFLSIFEKYPESLVRVVQIIMVRLQRVTVLALHNYLGLTNELFSHEMQLLRLLPLSPHPVPRTSPQRHGKRFGSLTVPVEDREAAVKDAPDPGKDGATVPPTLSRTISMPVDIAGMQKNLRSDFDMAYERGRISVSAEDGNTPPTYTRDQRERRVTVDEVPSGVYLYPEEEGGPDNQFSPGPGPVPGRPSPALFEEALKELLKLMRIEDPALLNGRVTLHHAKAGTVLARQGDQDVSLHFVLSGCLHVYQRMIDKQDAVCLFVTQPGEMVGQLAVLTGEPLIFTIKANRDCTFLKISKSDFYEIMREQPSVVLSAAHTVAIRMSPFVRQMDFAIDWMAVEAGRALYRQDDQSDCTYIVLNGRLRSVIRKANGKKELVGEYGRGDLIGVVEALTRQPRATTVHAVRDTELVKLPEGTLNNIKRRYPQVVTRLIHLLGQKILGNLQQARGPFSGSALGRSSVASSPDVTNPASNLSTVAVLPICDEVPINAFNLELSHALSAIGPTLLLTSDIIRERLGASALDNIHEYRLSGWLAQQEDINRIVLYQTDSSMTPWTQRCIRQADCILIVGLGEQEPALGQLEQMLENTAVRALKQLVLLHKEDGSGPSRTVEWLNMRSWCSGHLHLRCPRRVFSRRSPSKLREVYEKVFEKTADRHSDFSRLARVLTGNSIAVVLGGGGARGCSHVGVIKAMEEAGIPIDIVGGTSIGSFIGALYAEERSAVRTKQRAREWSKAMNSVFKTILDLTYPITSMFTGAAFNTSISKVFQEKQAEDLWLPYFNVTTDITASAMRVHQDGSLWRYVRASMTLSGYLPPLCDPKDGNLLMDGGYINNLPADIARNMGAKTVIAIDVGSQDETDLCNYGDSLSGWWLLWKRINPWAEKVKVPDMAEIQSRLAYVSCVRQLEVVKKSAYCEYIRPPIDRFKTMDFGKFDEIYDVGYQHGKLLFTGWARGDIIDNMLKDHRSADYNDSKTKTDSYTCPGSDFTDLAEIVSRIEPVQTYVDPDADAAEAGDESDCLTEYEEDGMDTVREVEEEEEEEEEGEQELDDLSPREWGQNGVFQADEEKSVRQRRKTEGDSNTYSELSDC; encoded by the exons ATGGGACAGAGCACCTCGGAACAAGAGGGCCAAGAACATGCAGATGCCCCTCTGGAA GAAGGTTTTAATAACATCAAGGCGTTTGTGGAGGAAGAACTACAGACGAGCATG atgatGGGGATGGTGATTGGTGCGGGCATCGCCATAATCCTCATCGCCATCCTCATCTTCTTCATGCTGCGGAGGATCCAGCTCAGAA ACCTGCAAGCCCAGGAGGCCCCCAAGTATCGATTCCGCAAGAGGGACAAGGTCATGTTCTATGGGCGAAAGATCATGCGCAAG GTGTCCCAGTCCACCTCTTCCCTGGTGGGCACAGCCTCCTCCTCGCGCCCACGACTCAAAAAGAAGCAGAAAATGCTCAACATTGCCAAAAA gatTCTGCGTTTTAAGAAGGAGGTGCCCACCCTGGTAGCTAAGGAGCCTCCTCCCTCAGTGCTGGAGGCCGACCTTACAGAGTTTGACGTGGCCAACTCCCACCTGCCCTCCGAGGTGCTCTACATGCTCAAGAACGTCCG tgTGCTGGGCCACTTTGAGAAACCTCTGTTCCTGGAGCTGTGTAAACACATGGTGTTCCTGCAGTTCCAACAGGGAGAGTACGTCTTCAGACCGGGCCAGCCTGACAGCAGCATCTACGTGGTGCAGGACGGAAAACTAGAACTGTGCCTTACTGGAatg GACGGAAAGGACGGTGTGGTGAAGGAGGTGTACCCCGGAGACAGTGTCCACAGCCTCCTCAGCATCCTGGACGTCATCACC GGACACCAGAAGCCGTACAGGACAGTGTCGGCGCGGGCGGCTGAGGTGTCCACCGTACTGCGTCTACCTGTCGAGGCCTTCCTCTCCATCTTCGAGAAGTACCCTGAGAGCCTGGTGCGGGTTGTCCAG ATCATCATGGTTCGTCTCCAAAGAGTAACCGTTCTGGCGCTGCACAACTACCTAGGGCTCACCAACGAGCTCTTTAGCCAC GAGATGCAGCTCCTGCGCCTGCTgcccctgtccccccaccccgTGCCCCGCACCAGCCCCCAGCGCCACGGCAAGCGTTTCGGTAGCCTGACCGTGCCCGTGGAGGACCGCGAGGCCGCCGTGAAGGACGCACCAGATCCTGGGAAGGATGGAGCCACAGTCCCACCAACCCTCAGCAGGACCATCTCCATGCCTGTAGACATCGCCG GCATGCAGAAGAATCTGCGGTCGGATTTCGACATGGCCTACGAGAGAGGACGGATCTCAGTTTCCGCTGAGGACGGCAACACGCCACCCACCTATACACGG GACCAGCGGGAGAGGAGGGTGACCGTAGACGAGGTGCCGTCGGGGGTGTACCTGTACCCTGAGGAGGAGGGGGGTCCGGACAACCAGTTCTCACCAGGACCAGGACCCGTCCCCGGTCGCCCCAGCCCTGCCCTGTTCGAGGAGGCCCTGAAGGAGCTCCTCAAACTCATGAGGATAGAG GACCCCGCTCTGCTGAATGGGAGAGTGACTCTGCACCATGCCAAGGCAGGAACCGTGCTGGCTAGACAAGGAGACCAG gATGTGAGTCTCCACTTCGTCCTGTCCGGCTGTCTCCACGTGTACCAGCGGATGATCGACAAGCAAGATGCGGTGTGTCTGTTTGTCACCCAGCCGGGTGAGATGGTGGGCCAGCTGGCCGTGTTGACTGGAGAACCCCTCATCTTCACCATCAAGGCCAACAGAGACTGCACCTTCCTCAAGATCTCCAAGTCTGACTTCTACGA GATCATGAGAGAACAGCCCAGTGTGGTTCTGAGTGCAGCCCACACCGTAGCCATCCGCATGTCCCCCTTCGTCAGACAGATGGACTTCGCCATAGACTGGATGGCTGTGGAGGCCGGCAGAGCCCTCTATAG GCAGGATGACCAGTCGGACTGCACCTACATAGTTCTGAACGGACGTCTACGTTCTGTTATACGTAAAGCTAACGGGAAGAAGGAGCTGGTAGGAGAGTACGGTCGAGGAGACCTCATAGGAGTG GTTGAGGCTCTGACCCGACAGCCCAGAGCCACTACGGTCCACGCGGTCAGAGACACAGAGCTGGTCAAGCTACCAGAGGGAACGCTCAACAACATCAAGAGGAGGTACCCACAGGTGGTCACCAGGCTGATCCACCTGCTGGGACAGAAAATCCTGGGGAACCTGCAACAGGCCCGCGGACCATTCTcag gttCTGCCCTCGGCCGGTCCAGCGTAGCGTCCAGCCCTGACGTCACCAACCCGGCCAGTAACCTGTCCACTGTGGCCGTACTGCCCATCTGTGACGAGGTGCCAATCAACGCCTTCAACCTGGAGCTCAGCCACGCCCTCAGCGCCATAG GACCTACCCTGCTGCTGACCAGTGACATCATCAGAGAGCGACTGGGGGCCTCCGCTCTGGATAA TATCCATGAGTAccgtctgtctggctggctggcccaGCAGGAGGACATCAACAGGATAGTCCTgtaccagacagacagcagtatGACCCCCTGGACCCAGCGCTGCATCAGACAGGCTGACTGCATCCTCATTGTGGGCCTGGGGGAACAGGAACCTGCACTGGGACAG TTAGAGCAGATGTTGGAGAACACTGCGGTGAGGGCCCTAAAACAGCTGGTGCTGCTCCATAAAGAGGACGGGTCGGGGCCCTCCAGGACCGTAGAGTGGCTCAACATGAGGAGCTGGTGCTCTGGACACCTCCACCTCCGCTGCCCCCGCCGGGTCTTCTCACGACGCAGCCCCTCAAAACTG agGGAGGTGTATGAGAAGGTGTTTGAGAAGACAGCGGACAGACACAGTGATTTCTCTCGGCTGGCCCGGGTACTGACTGGGAACAGCATCGCTGTGGtgctaggaggaggaggagccag AGGCTGCTCCCACGTGGGAGTGATCAAGGCCATGGAGGAGGCAGGGATTCCCATCGACATCGTGGGCGGGACGTCCATCGGGTCGTTCATCGGGGCGCTGTACGCCGAGGAGAGGAGTGCGGTGCGCACCAAGCAGAGAGCCCGCGAGTGGTCCAAG gcGATGAACTCCGTATTCAAAACCATCCTTGACCTGACCTATCCCATCACCTCAATGTTCACCGGCGCTGCCTTCAACACCAGCATCTCCAAAGTGTTCCAGGAAAAGCAGGctgag GACCTGTGGTTGCCCTACTTCAACGTGACTACTGACATCACGGCGTCCGCCATGCGTGTGCACCAAGACG GGTCACTGTGGCGCTATGTGAGGGCGAGCATGACCCTCTCAgggtacctgccgcccctctgcgACCCCAAAGATGGCAACTTGCTTATGGACGGGGGCTACATCAACAACCTGCCAG CGGACATCGCGAGGAACATGGGCGCCAAGACTGTCATCGCCATCGACGTAGGTAGCCAGGACGAGACGGACCTCTGTAACTATGGCGACAGCCTGTCGGGCTGGTGGTTGCTGTGGAAACGGATCAACCCCTGGGCAGAGAAAGTGAAG GTTCCAGACATGGCAGAGATCCAGTCCAGGCTGGCCTATGTGTCGTGTGTACGTCAGCTGGAAGTGGTTAAGAAGAGTGCCTACTGCGAGTACATCAGACCACCCATCGACCGCTTCAAGACAATGGACTTCGGCAAGTTTGACGAGATCTAC GATGTGGGCTACCAGCACGGCAAGCTGCTCTTCACCGGCTGGGCCCGTGGCGACATCATCGACAACATGCTCAAGGACCACCGCTCGGCAGACTACAACGACAGCAAGACCAAGACGGac TCCTATACGTGTCCAGGGTCAGACTTCACTGACCTGGCTGAGATAGTGTCCAGGATTGAGCCGGTCCAGACCTACGTCGATCCTGACGCTGATGCTGCTGAGG CGGGGGATGAGTCGGACTGCCTGACGGAGTATGAGGAGGACGGGATGGACACGGTGagagaagtggaggaggaggaagaggaggaggaagagggggaacaGGAACTCGATGACCTCTCCCCCAGAGAGTGGGGCCAGAACGGAGTCTTCCAGGCG GATGAGGAGAAGTCAGTCCGCCAGCGGAGGAAAACAGAAGGTGACTCCAACACCTACTCCGAGCTCTCCGACtgctga
- the LOC120066821 gene encoding patatin-like phospholipase domain-containing protein 6 isoform X2, whose product MGQSTSEQEGQEHADAPLEEGFNNIKAFVEEELQTSMMMGMVIGAGIAIILIAILIFFMLRRIQLRNLQAQEAPKYRFRKRDKVMFYGRKIMRKVSQSTSSLVGTASSSRPRLKKKQKMLNIAKKILRFKKEVPTLVAKEPPPSVLEADLTEFDVANSHLPSEVLYMLKNVRVLGHFEKPLFLELCKHMVFLQFQQGEYVFRPGQPDSSIYVVQDGKLELCLTGMDGKDGVVKEVYPGDSVHSLLSILDVITGHQKPYRTVSARAAEVSTVLRLPVEAFLSIFEKYPESLVRVVQIIMVRLQRVTVLALHNYLGLTNELFSHEMQLLRLLPLSPHPVPRTSPQRHGKRFGSLTVPVEDREAAVKDAPDPGKDGATVPPTLSRTISMPVDIAGMQKNLRSDFDMAYERGRISVSAEDGNTPPTYTRDQRERRVTVDEVPSGVYLYPEEEGGPDNQFSPGPGPVPGRPSPALFEEALKELLKLMRIEDPALLNGRVTLHHAKAGTVLARQGDQDVSLHFVLSGCLHVYQRMIDKQDAVCLFVTQPGEMVGQLAVLTGEPLIFTIKANRDCTFLKISKSDFYEIMREQPSVVLSAAHTVAIRMSPFVRQMDFAIDWMAVEAGRALYRQDDQSDCTYIVLNGRLRSVIRKANGKKELVGEYGRGDLIGVVEALTRQPRATTVHAVRDTELVKLPEGTLNNIKRRYPQVVTRLIHLLGQKILGNLQQARGPFSGSALGRSSVASSPDVTNPASNLSTVAVLPICDEVPINAFNLELSHALSAIGPTLLLTSDIIRERLGASALDNIHEYRLSGWLAQQEDINRIVLYQTDSSMTPWTQRCIRQADCILIVGLGEQEPALGQLEQMLENTAVRALKQLVLLHKEDGSGPSRTVEWLNMRSWCSGHLHLRCPRRVFSRRSPSKLREVYEKVFEKTADRHSDFSRLARVLTGNSIAVVLGGGGARGCSHVGVIKAMEEAGIPIDIVGGTSIGSFIGALYAEERSAVRTKQRAREWSKAMNSVFKTILDLTYPITSMFTGAAFNTSISKVFQEKQAEDLWLPYFNVTTDITASAMRVHQDGSLWRYVRASASYTPYLPPLCDPKDGHLLVDGCYVNNVPADIARNMGAKTVIAIDVGSQDETDLCNYGDSLSGWWLLWKRINPWAEKVKVPDMAEIQSRLAYVSCVRQLEVVKKSAYCEYIRPPIDRFKTMDFGKFDEIYDVGYQHGKLLFTGWARGDIIDNMLKDHRSADYNDSKTKTDSYTCPGSDFTDLAEIVSRIEPVQTYVDPDADAAEAGDESDCLTEYEEDGMDTVREVEEEEEEEEEGEQELDDLSPREWGQNGVFQADEEKSVRQRRKTEGDSNTYSELSDC is encoded by the exons ATGGGACAGAGCACCTCGGAACAAGAGGGCCAAGAACATGCAGATGCCCCTCTGGAA GAAGGTTTTAATAACATCAAGGCGTTTGTGGAGGAAGAACTACAGACGAGCATG atgatGGGGATGGTGATTGGTGCGGGCATCGCCATAATCCTCATCGCCATCCTCATCTTCTTCATGCTGCGGAGGATCCAGCTCAGAA ACCTGCAAGCCCAGGAGGCCCCCAAGTATCGATTCCGCAAGAGGGACAAGGTCATGTTCTATGGGCGAAAGATCATGCGCAAG GTGTCCCAGTCCACCTCTTCCCTGGTGGGCACAGCCTCCTCCTCGCGCCCACGACTCAAAAAGAAGCAGAAAATGCTCAACATTGCCAAAAA gatTCTGCGTTTTAAGAAGGAGGTGCCCACCCTGGTAGCTAAGGAGCCTCCTCCCTCAGTGCTGGAGGCCGACCTTACAGAGTTTGACGTGGCCAACTCCCACCTGCCCTCCGAGGTGCTCTACATGCTCAAGAACGTCCG tgTGCTGGGCCACTTTGAGAAACCTCTGTTCCTGGAGCTGTGTAAACACATGGTGTTCCTGCAGTTCCAACAGGGAGAGTACGTCTTCAGACCGGGCCAGCCTGACAGCAGCATCTACGTGGTGCAGGACGGAAAACTAGAACTGTGCCTTACTGGAatg GACGGAAAGGACGGTGTGGTGAAGGAGGTGTACCCCGGAGACAGTGTCCACAGCCTCCTCAGCATCCTGGACGTCATCACC GGACACCAGAAGCCGTACAGGACAGTGTCGGCGCGGGCGGCTGAGGTGTCCACCGTACTGCGTCTACCTGTCGAGGCCTTCCTCTCCATCTTCGAGAAGTACCCTGAGAGCCTGGTGCGGGTTGTCCAG ATCATCATGGTTCGTCTCCAAAGAGTAACCGTTCTGGCGCTGCACAACTACCTAGGGCTCACCAACGAGCTCTTTAGCCAC GAGATGCAGCTCCTGCGCCTGCTgcccctgtccccccaccccgTGCCCCGCACCAGCCCCCAGCGCCACGGCAAGCGTTTCGGTAGCCTGACCGTGCCCGTGGAGGACCGCGAGGCCGCCGTGAAGGACGCACCAGATCCTGGGAAGGATGGAGCCACAGTCCCACCAACCCTCAGCAGGACCATCTCCATGCCTGTAGACATCGCCG GCATGCAGAAGAATCTGCGGTCGGATTTCGACATGGCCTACGAGAGAGGACGGATCTCAGTTTCCGCTGAGGACGGCAACACGCCACCCACCTATACACGG GACCAGCGGGAGAGGAGGGTGACCGTAGACGAGGTGCCGTCGGGGGTGTACCTGTACCCTGAGGAGGAGGGGGGTCCGGACAACCAGTTCTCACCAGGACCAGGACCCGTCCCCGGTCGCCCCAGCCCTGCCCTGTTCGAGGAGGCCCTGAAGGAGCTCCTCAAACTCATGAGGATAGAG GACCCCGCTCTGCTGAATGGGAGAGTGACTCTGCACCATGCCAAGGCAGGAACCGTGCTGGCTAGACAAGGAGACCAG gATGTGAGTCTCCACTTCGTCCTGTCCGGCTGTCTCCACGTGTACCAGCGGATGATCGACAAGCAAGATGCGGTGTGTCTGTTTGTCACCCAGCCGGGTGAGATGGTGGGCCAGCTGGCCGTGTTGACTGGAGAACCCCTCATCTTCACCATCAAGGCCAACAGAGACTGCACCTTCCTCAAGATCTCCAAGTCTGACTTCTACGA GATCATGAGAGAACAGCCCAGTGTGGTTCTGAGTGCAGCCCACACCGTAGCCATCCGCATGTCCCCCTTCGTCAGACAGATGGACTTCGCCATAGACTGGATGGCTGTGGAGGCCGGCAGAGCCCTCTATAG GCAGGATGACCAGTCGGACTGCACCTACATAGTTCTGAACGGACGTCTACGTTCTGTTATACGTAAAGCTAACGGGAAGAAGGAGCTGGTAGGAGAGTACGGTCGAGGAGACCTCATAGGAGTG GTTGAGGCTCTGACCCGACAGCCCAGAGCCACTACGGTCCACGCGGTCAGAGACACAGAGCTGGTCAAGCTACCAGAGGGAACGCTCAACAACATCAAGAGGAGGTACCCACAGGTGGTCACCAGGCTGATCCACCTGCTGGGACAGAAAATCCTGGGGAACCTGCAACAGGCCCGCGGACCATTCTcag gttCTGCCCTCGGCCGGTCCAGCGTAGCGTCCAGCCCTGACGTCACCAACCCGGCCAGTAACCTGTCCACTGTGGCCGTACTGCCCATCTGTGACGAGGTGCCAATCAACGCCTTCAACCTGGAGCTCAGCCACGCCCTCAGCGCCATAG GACCTACCCTGCTGCTGACCAGTGACATCATCAGAGAGCGACTGGGGGCCTCCGCTCTGGATAA TATCCATGAGTAccgtctgtctggctggctggcccaGCAGGAGGACATCAACAGGATAGTCCTgtaccagacagacagcagtatGACCCCCTGGACCCAGCGCTGCATCAGACAGGCTGACTGCATCCTCATTGTGGGCCTGGGGGAACAGGAACCTGCACTGGGACAG TTAGAGCAGATGTTGGAGAACACTGCGGTGAGGGCCCTAAAACAGCTGGTGCTGCTCCATAAAGAGGACGGGTCGGGGCCCTCCAGGACCGTAGAGTGGCTCAACATGAGGAGCTGGTGCTCTGGACACCTCCACCTCCGCTGCCCCCGCCGGGTCTTCTCACGACGCAGCCCCTCAAAACTG agGGAGGTGTATGAGAAGGTGTTTGAGAAGACAGCGGACAGACACAGTGATTTCTCTCGGCTGGCCCGGGTACTGACTGGGAACAGCATCGCTGTGGtgctaggaggaggaggagccag AGGCTGCTCCCACGTGGGAGTGATCAAGGCCATGGAGGAGGCAGGGATTCCCATCGACATCGTGGGCGGGACGTCCATCGGGTCGTTCATCGGGGCGCTGTACGCCGAGGAGAGGAGTGCGGTGCGCACCAAGCAGAGAGCCCGCGAGTGGTCCAAG gcGATGAACTCCGTATTCAAAACCATCCTTGACCTGACCTATCCCATCACCTCAATGTTCACCGGCGCTGCCTTCAACACCAGCATCTCCAAAGTGTTCCAGGAAAAGCAGGctgag GACCTGTGGTTGCCCTACTTCAACGTGACTACTGACATCACGGCGTCCGCCATGCGTGTGCACCAAGACG GCTCGCTGTGGCGCTATGTTAGAGCGAGTGCCTCCTACACCCCCTATTTACCTCCCCTCTGCGACCCCAAGGATGGCCACCTGCTTGTGGATGGTTGCTATGTTAACAATGTCCCAG CGGACATCGCGAGGAACATGGGCGCCAAGACTGTCATCGCCATCGACGTAGGTAGCCAGGACGAGACGGACCTCTGTAACTATGGCGACAGCCTGTCGGGCTGGTGGTTGCTGTGGAAACGGATCAACCCCTGGGCAGAGAAAGTGAAG GTTCCAGACATGGCAGAGATCCAGTCCAGGCTGGCCTATGTGTCGTGTGTACGTCAGCTGGAAGTGGTTAAGAAGAGTGCCTACTGCGAGTACATCAGACCACCCATCGACCGCTTCAAGACAATGGACTTCGGCAAGTTTGACGAGATCTAC GATGTGGGCTACCAGCACGGCAAGCTGCTCTTCACCGGCTGGGCCCGTGGCGACATCATCGACAACATGCTCAAGGACCACCGCTCGGCAGACTACAACGACAGCAAGACCAAGACGGac TCCTATACGTGTCCAGGGTCAGACTTCACTGACCTGGCTGAGATAGTGTCCAGGATTGAGCCGGTCCAGACCTACGTCGATCCTGACGCTGATGCTGCTGAGG CGGGGGATGAGTCGGACTGCCTGACGGAGTATGAGGAGGACGGGATGGACACGGTGagagaagtggaggaggaggaagaggaggaggaagagggggaacaGGAACTCGATGACCTCTCCCCCAGAGAGTGGGGCCAGAACGGAGTCTTCCAGGCG GATGAGGAGAAGTCAGTCCGCCAGCGGAGGAAAACAGAAGGTGACTCCAACACCTACTCCGAGCTCTCCGACtgctga